In Opitutales bacterium, the sequence TGCCATAACCACACTCATACCCGGGCCCGAACGCCACGCCTCTTTAGGAACACGGCGCAGATTCCCCATCTCCTGTTGTAGCCTCGAATTCGTCATTCCCTCGATTGCGGCAGCCAACGCAAATTCTTCCGCACTCTCGTAGATATCTTCAAAAACCTGAATCGGCGGATACTGACTCGGAATGATGCGAAACCACTCACCTTTTGGCACCGGAACACGCTGCGGTTCTGGAAAACTATTCATCCTCAATCAGCCACGCATCGCATCCAAATAGGCTCGCAACTCAGCGAGCCGCACCAAGCTACCCTGCAACACAAACTCCAGAGCAGTCTGCCCCCCAAACGGAAACGCGTCATTAGGCAGATGCATCCAATCATAGGCACGATCTGCATCGGGTATGACCAGAAG encodes:
- a CDS encoding DUF2384 domain-containing protein; this translates as MRLFEIFLPALLVIPDADRAYDWMHLPNDAFPFGGQTALEFVLQGSLVRLAELRAYLDAMRG